One window of Papaver somniferum cultivar HN1 chromosome 9, ASM357369v1, whole genome shotgun sequence genomic DNA carries:
- the LOC113308281 gene encoding probable proline transporter 2, with protein sequence MQIAFILTTGINSAYVLGYSGTVMVPLGWVGGSVGLVLAAALSLYANVLLARIHELGGKRHIRYRDLAGHIYGKNAYALTWAFQYINLFMINTGYIILAGQALKAMYVLFRDDHLMKLPYFIVIAGFVCALFAFGVPHLSALKIWLGFSNFLSIIYIVIAFILALNDGKKASPRDYNIPGSTATKIFSCIGGFANLFFSFNTGMLPEIQATVKQPVVGNMVKALVFQFTIGLVPMYAITLMGYWAYGNQTSAYLLNNVSGPVWVKAVANISAFLQSVIALHIFASPMYEYLDTKFGPTKGGAFSLSHISFRVLVRGGYLTINTLVSALLPFLGDFMSLTGAFSTLPLTFVLANHMYLMAKKHKLSMPQKSWHWLNITFFSVVSVAAGVSAVRLILADSKTYNIFADL encoded by the coding sequence ATGCAAATTGCTTTTATACTTACCACCGGCATAAACAGTGCGTATGTATTGGGATATTCCGGCACGGTTATGGTTCCTTTAGGTTGGGTAGGAGGTTCAGTTGGTTTGGTTTTAGCAGCAGCTTTGTCGTTGTATGCCAATGTTCTTCTTGCCAGAATTCATGAGCTTGGTGGAAAGAGACACATCAGATACAGAGATCTTGCTGGCCATATCTACGGAAAGAATGCGTACGCTCTTACATGGGCATTCCAGTACATAAATCTTTTCATGATTAACACTGGTTATATCATTTTAGCTGGTCAAGCTCTCAAGGCCATGTACGTTCTTTTCAGGGATGATCACTTAATGAAGCTCCCTTACTTCATTGTTATAGCTGGGTTCGTttgcgctttgtttgcctttggTGTACCACATCTATCAGCTCTGAAGATTTGGCTAGGATTTTCAAATTTCTTAAGTATCATATACATCGTCATAGCATTTATATTGGCGCTTAACGACGGGAAGAAGGCTTCACCTAGAGACTACAACATTCCGGGTTCAACAGCAACCAAGATTTTCTCCTGTATCGGTGGATTTGCAAATCTCTTTTTCTCATTCAATACAGGAATGCTTCCAGAGATACAGGCAACAGTGAAACAGCCCGTGGTTGGAAACATGGTGAAAGCTCTTGTCTTTCAGTTCACAATCGGACTTGTACCTATGTACGCCATTACTTTAATGGGTTACTGGGCATACGGAAACCAAACATCAGCATACCTCCTTAACAATGTCTCAGGTCCAGTATGGGTGAAAGCAGTTGCCAACATTTCAGCCTTTCTGCAGTCCGTCATCGCTTTACATATATTTGCTAGTCCAATGTACGAATACTTGGATACAAAATTTGGTCCAACTAAAGGAGGTGCATTTTCTCTAAGCCATATCTCATTCAGAGTTCTTGTACGAGGGGGTTACCTTACTATAAACACCTTAGTGTCAGCCCTTCTACCTTTCCTCGGAGATTTCATGAGTTTAACTGGGGCCTTCAGCACATTGCCACTCACATTTGTCCTCGCCAATCATATGTACCTAATGGCGAAGAAGCATAAGCTTTCAATGCCACAAAAATCTTGGCACTGGCTGAATATCACATTTTTTAGTGTAGTGTCTGTTGCAGCAGGGGTTTCTGCCGTGAGGCTAATCCTAGCTGACTCCAAAACGTACAACATTTTTGCGGATCTCTAA